From Marivirga harenae, one genomic window encodes:
- a CDS encoding MerR family transcriptional regulator: protein MSSYSIKDLEHLSGIKAHTLRIWEQRYNFIEPKRTDTNIRYYSDDDLKLVLNISTLKENGYKISKIAKMNEEELSQEVLKIAETNLRFPDQINSLTLSMIDMDEDRFESILNNNILKYGFERTMLNIIYPFLAKIGMLWQTGSILPAQEHFISNLIRQKMTVAIDGQYVTERESKGKWLLYLPEGELHELSLMFAAFLLRARKFKVIYLGQNLPKADLYSVKEIHEPDYVLTICTAAPKKSEVQEYIDEVADLFSSATMFVGGFQVIGQDIKRKKNVEFIMKMEDLIDFINEKDIELSPKRPEGQKNMRYE from the coding sequence GTGAGCAGTTATTCAATTAAAGATTTAGAACACTTATCAGGCATTAAAGCCCATACGCTAAGAATATGGGAGCAGCGCTATAATTTCATAGAGCCGAAAAGAACCGATACCAACATTCGTTACTACAGTGATGATGATTTAAAATTGGTTCTAAACATTAGCACACTCAAAGAGAACGGGTACAAAATATCCAAAATTGCTAAAATGAATGAAGAGGAGCTCAGTCAGGAGGTCCTCAAGATTGCAGAAACCAATCTGAGATTTCCAGATCAAATTAACTCACTTACTCTGAGTATGATTGATATGGATGAAGATAGGTTTGAAAGTATCTTAAACAATAATATTTTGAAGTATGGTTTCGAAAGGACTATGCTGAATATCATCTATCCTTTTTTGGCTAAAATAGGAATGCTTTGGCAAACGGGTAGTATTCTACCAGCCCAGGAGCATTTCATTTCTAACCTAATTCGTCAAAAAATGACAGTGGCTATTGATGGACAATATGTTACAGAACGAGAGTCAAAAGGGAAATGGTTATTATATTTGCCTGAGGGTGAATTACATGAACTTTCGTTAATGTTTGCCGCTTTCTTATTAAGAGCTAGAAAGTTTAAAGTGATCTATTTAGGGCAGAATTTACCTAAAGCAGATTTATACTCTGTTAAGGAAATACACGAACCAGATTATGTTCTGACAATTTGTACGGCAGCACCGAAAAAATCGGAAGTGCAGGAATATATAGATGAAGTTGCAGATTTGTTTAGTAGTGCCACCATGTTTGTAGGGGGATTTCAAGTAATAGGACAAGATATTAAGAGAAAGAAGAATGTTGAGTTTATTATGAAAATGGAGGATCTAATTGATTTTATCAACGAGAAAGATATCGAGCTTAGTCCGAAAAGACCTGAAGGACAGAAGAATATGAGGTACGAATAA
- a CDS encoding RNA polymerase sigma factor: MTALEFGYAINNMTKSMKPFALRLTKDMEQANDLIQETVLKAFSNREKFSEGTNLKAWLFTIMKNTFITNYQRMVRRKTFIDTTENLHFINSTENIAQNSAYGSFAMADIVSQISKLDDVYKDPFMMHFRGFKYHEIAEKLEIPIGTVKNRIHIARKELKDALKIYA, from the coding sequence ATGACAGCATTAGAATTTGGTTACGCGATTAACAACATGACAAAATCCATGAAACCGTTCGCTTTAAGGTTGACGAAAGACATGGAGCAGGCAAATGATTTAATTCAGGAAACTGTATTAAAAGCATTTTCAAACAGAGAAAAGTTTTCTGAAGGGACTAACTTGAAAGCATGGTTGTTTACTATAATGAAAAATACATTCATTACTAATTACCAGAGAATGGTGAGAAGAAAGACTTTCATTGATACTACCGAAAATTTGCACTTCATTAATTCCACTGAAAATATTGCTCAAAATTCGGCCTATGGCTCATTTGCCATGGCAGACATCGTAAGCCAAATTTCAAAATTAGATGATGTTTATAAAGATCCATTCATGATGCATTTTAGAGGTTTTAAATATCATGAAATAGCAGAGAAATTAGAAATTCCGATAGGAACTGTGAAAAATAGAATCCATATTGCCAGAAAAGAGTTAAAAGATGCATTAAAGATTTATGCATAA
- a CDS encoding phytoene desaturase family protein, which produces MANKKIVVIGSGFAGLSTATYLANEGCDVTVLEKNKDLGGRARQFKAEGFTFDMGPSWYWMPDVFEKYFETFGKKVSDYYDLQRLDPSYHVVFGKDDILKVPANMQEFKNMLETLEEGSGAQLDRFLKQAAYKYEKGINDLVYKPGRSLTEFMSLKLLLDMLRMDIFSSIYSHVRKFFKNDRIIRLMEFPILFLGALPENTPALYSLMNYADISLGTWYPKGGMHKIVEGMVKLAEEKGVTFITDQEVISVDCEGKLAKRVVTKNATYEADVVVSSADYEHTDQSILPENFRNYDTKYWENRTMAPSSLIFYLGVDKKVAGLVHHNLFFDHDFGPHAKEIYETPGWPEAPLFYVSAPSKTDHTVAPEGKENLFILMPVAPGLEDNEEIRDKYYELIMDRMEKILGEDIKKYVTYKRSYAHNDFIDDYHSFKGNAYGLANTLKQTAILKPALKNKKLKNFYYAGQLTVPGPGVPPSLISGQVVGKEVMKDLNKM; this is translated from the coding sequence ATGGCAAATAAAAAGATAGTAGTAATTGGTTCTGGTTTTGCAGGTTTATCTACTGCAACTTACCTTGCCAATGAGGGCTGTGATGTAACAGTCTTAGAAAAAAATAAGGATTTAGGAGGGAGAGCCCGTCAGTTCAAAGCTGAGGGCTTTACTTTTGATATGGGTCCAAGCTGGTATTGGATGCCCGATGTATTTGAAAAATATTTTGAGACTTTTGGAAAGAAAGTATCAGATTATTACGATCTCCAAAGACTAGACCCATCTTATCATGTAGTTTTCGGAAAAGATGATATTTTAAAAGTGCCTGCCAATATGCAGGAATTCAAAAATATGCTGGAAACACTCGAGGAGGGAAGTGGTGCACAACTCGATAGATTCCTGAAACAAGCTGCCTATAAGTATGAAAAAGGAATAAATGACTTGGTCTATAAACCGGGACGCTCCTTGACCGAATTTATGAGTCTGAAGTTACTTCTTGATATGCTGAGAATGGATATTTTTTCTTCCATATATAGCCATGTGAGAAAATTCTTCAAAAACGATAGGATTATCCGTTTAATGGAATTCCCAATTTTGTTTTTGGGTGCTCTTCCTGAAAATACCCCAGCATTATACAGTTTAATGAATTATGCTGACATCAGTCTTGGAACTTGGTATCCAAAGGGCGGAATGCATAAGATTGTGGAAGGAATGGTGAAGTTGGCTGAAGAAAAGGGAGTTACTTTCATTACTGATCAAGAGGTTATATCTGTAGATTGTGAAGGAAAGTTGGCCAAAAGAGTTGTAACCAAAAATGCCACTTATGAGGCAGATGTTGTCGTTTCTTCTGCTGACTATGAACATACTGATCAATCCATACTTCCAGAGAATTTCAGGAATTACGATACTAAGTATTGGGAAAATAGAACCATGGCTCCTTCGTCTTTGATATTCTATTTGGGAGTTGATAAGAAAGTTGCAGGATTAGTCCATCATAATTTATTCTTCGATCATGATTTTGGTCCTCACGCAAAGGAAATTTATGAAACACCAGGGTGGCCTGAAGCTCCATTATTTTATGTTAGTGCACCTTCCAAAACGGACCATACCGTTGCACCTGAAGGCAAGGAAAATTTATTTATTTTAATGCCTGTGGCTCCCGGTCTTGAAGATAATGAGGAAATTAGAGACAAGTATTATGAGCTTATTATGGATAGAATGGAGAAAATATTAGGAGAAGACATTAAGAAATATGTAACTTATAAGCGTAGTTATGCTCATAATGATTTTATCGATGATTATCATTCATTTAAAGGGAATGCATATGGCTTAGCGAATACTTTAAAGCAAACGGCAATCTTGAAGCCTGCTTTAAAAAATAAAAAGCTGAAAAACTTTTATTATGCAGGTCAGTTAACTGTGCCTGGTCCAGGAGTTCCACCGTCTTTGATTTCTGGTCAAGTTGTAGGAAAAGAGGTGATGAAAGATTTAAATAAGATGTAA